A window of Chryseobacterium aquaeductus genomic DNA:
CTCATGAATCTGCTCTACACCTACTCCTCTTTCATTCAGATTTTCAGAATGACATTTCGGACAGGTTTTTGGTTTTGAAGCTCTTTGACCGCAGTAATGACATTTCATCTCATTAGCAGATTTATGATAAGTCATCACAACATCACAATTCGAACAATAATTTACATAACCGCAAGTTTCACATTCAATCACATTGGCGTAACCACGGCGATTATGAAGAATAATGATCTGATTTTTTTCGTCTAAAGTCTTCTTAATTTCATCAATCAATTGCAAAGAAAAATTGCCGGAAACTTTTTTAGAATCCTGAGCTTCTTTAAAATTAATTAATTCAAATTCAGGCAATTTCACATTTCCGAATCTTTCATTTAAGAAAATATAATGCAGTTTTTCTTTTCTCGCCAAATAATAACTTTCCACAGAAGGCGTTGCAGAACCGAGAATAACTCTTGCATCATAGAAACCAGCCAAAACCAGCGCAGCATCTTTCGCATTAAAAAAAGGTGAAACTTCTCTCGGTCTGTAGGCAGAATCATGCTCTTCATCCACAATGATCAAACCTAAATTCTGATAAGGCAGAAATAAGGAGTTTCTTGTAGCAATGAGAATTTTAATATCATTATTTTTAATTCTTCTCCAAACCTCAACTTTTTCAAAATCAGTGAGTTTCTGATGATAAAAACCTAGCTGGCGACCATATTTTTTTTCTAAACGTTGCGTGATCTGTTTGGTTAAAGAAATTTCCGGAAGCAAAAACAAAACATTTTTTCCTTCGTTTACGCATTCTTCAATTTTTTCTAAATACAAATGTGTCTTTCCAGAGGAAGTTACTCCATGAATCAAAACATTTTTCTTTTCTTCAAACGCTTCATCAATCTCTGTCTTTGCTTCTTTTTGCGCTTCAGAAAGTTCTTCAATTTCCTCAATTTCCCCTTCGTAGCTTTCTATTCTGTCTTTTTGAAGATAATATTCTTCCACCAGATTTTTATCTGCCAAAGCTTTAAAATGTGAACTCCCGAAATATCCATCCTCAAACAATTCTGATTTTTTGATATGTAAATCAGGATTTTCTGTTTGCTTTTCTATGATATTCAAGAAGAGTTCTTTCTGTTTTTTGGCTCTATTGAGTTGCAAAAGAATTTCAGTCAAATTTTGATTTTTCAAAACCTCATCTTTCACCTTTACATAAGCAACTTCTTTGGCTTTATATTTTTCCGCAACTTTTTCATCAATCTCAATGTACTGTAAATCTATCAGTGAATTGATGGTTTTAATGATTTCTTTTTTTGGGATAAAAGCTTCAATATCAGTTAAATTAATCAACTGACGGACTTCAAGAGCCTGAATAAGATACATTTCGTTGACATCCAGATTTTCAAATTCAATAACTGCGTTGGGCTTTAACTTTAAATATGTTTCACTTTCCAGCTTCAGTGAAGACGGAAACGCAAAACGGTAAATTTCTCCTAGATTGCAGAGATAATAATCTGAAAGCCAGTTCCAAAATTTAATTTGCTCTAAAGGAACAATGGGATAATCGTCTAAAATGCTGATAACTTCCTTCGCAACAAAGTTTTCAGGTTCTTGATCATGAAATTCAAAAACAATTCCGGTGTAAATTTTTTTTCCGCCAAAAGGTACGAGAACACGCATTCCGTTTTCAATTTTTGAAGCGAGTTCTTCGGGAACTTTGTAAGTAAATGTTCCTTTTAAATTGAGCGGTAAAATTATTTGGGCGTACTGCAAGGGTGAAATTATAATGTAAAATTAAATTTTTCTGAAGAGAACTGCAATTATTTCTTGAGGTTAAGATTGAGGCTAAGTTATAAATGTATTAGCTACAACTCATTCATCGTATCCCACAAACTCATCACTTCAATTTTTTCCAAAGGTTTTGAAAGGGTGATTTTTTTTGAAGTATTTGGAAGCAGATCAAAGAAATTATCACTAAAATGAGTATCACCCATTAAATAAACGTCTTTTGCCAGAACGTCAGTTGAAATTTCAATTTCTGTTGGTGATACTTTTTTGATGATGATATTGGGTTTTGAGAGTTTTAAATCTTTTGGTTTTGAAAAGAAATGATTGCTTTCGGCAATAACTTGTTCATCCTTTCTTCTTAAAATTAAATTTAAAAATAATTCATTTTTATCTAAATCACCAATTAGTTCAGCGACTGATGAGGAATCAAATTTTATAATGCCATCTAGACTTTTCTTTTGATTGGATACTGCCACAAGAATATTTTCACCTTTAAAATTATTTACTTCCATTTCCAGCGTCACATCATCATACTTTTTCAAATCATCATTAATTCCATAAAAATTAAGAATTCCATCTTTTTCTTCAGCTAAAACTACTTGATTTTCAAAACTTCTTTTCACCTGATAATGCAAGGCTTTCCAATTCCCAAAATAATCAATTGATGACCACGAAATCACAGGCCAACAATCGTTGAGCTGCCAATACAGAGTTCCCATGTTGTACGGTTTTGCACGGCGGTGCGCCTCAATGGCAATCTGCATTCCACGAGCTTGAAGCAATTGAGAAACGTAATTATATTTCACAAAATCTTTCGGAACTATATAATCCCGCTTCATATATTCGTTAATGATATGAAATCCTCGGGCGTTCTTTTCATGTGCTTTTATAATCGGATTTTCTAAATTTAAATCCGGATTTCCCGAAAACATTGATTTCATTATTTCTAAACTCGGCATTCCCTGAAAACCATATTCAGAAGCAAATCTCGGAACTTTTTCATTATAAATTTCAAACGGAAACTCGCCCCACCAAACACCCCAATAATGAGAATCGCCTTCCGTTAAACTTTCTTTATGTCCCCATCCGATCGAAGGCGAACTTTCCCAATAAATGTTTTTTTCTGGGGTTAAATTTTCTTTCAAAGCATTCGGAATCACTTCATGAAAAACCTTTTTATAATCTTTCCAAACTTGAAGAGAATCTTCCTTCGAATATTTGAACTGTTTCTGATAACCCCAGTTGACAATGGCTTCATCTATTTCGTTATTTCCGCACCACAAGGCAATTGAAGGATGATTTTGAAGTCGGCTGACCTGATCTTTCACTTCTTCTTTTACGTTATTTAAAAACTTCTCATCTGAAGGATAGAAACTTCCGGCAAACATAAAATCCTGCCATACCAAGATTCCATTTTCGTCGCAGGCTTTGTAAAATTCATCATCTTCGTAAATTCCGCCACCCCAAACTCGGATCATATTCATGTTGGCATCTTTGCAGTCTCTGATGAGTTTTTGATATTTTTCTTTGGTGATTCTCGTCGTAAAACTGTCAGAAGGAATCCAATTGGTTCCTTTTGTATACATCGGATTTCCATTCACTTTAAAATAGAAAGATTTTCCTTTTTCATCTTTATCTTGAATCAACTCCACCGTTCTTATACCGATTCTTTCTGTTTTAGCATCTACAATTTTCGAATTATTTTTAAGCAAAATCTTCAAATCATACATATTCGGTTTGCCCCAACCGTTGGGTTGCCAAAGTTTTGGATTTTTGATTTGATAAGGAATCGAGATTTTATTTAATCCTTGTTTTAAAGAAATATTCTGTGCTTCATTATTGATTAGAAAATTATATTTACCACTCTTTTCCGTAAAAATTTCAGCAAGAATATTGAGTTCTGCTTTTTGTTTCGTAACATTTTTCTGTTCGATTTTTATATTTTCAAGCTTGGCATTATTCCAAAAATTCAATTGTACGTCTTTCCAGATTCCTGCAGTGACGAACCTTGGTCCCCAATCCCAACCAAACTGATACTGCGCTTTTCTGACAAAACTTCTGGGAGATTCCGGCATCGTGAAAGGAACTTTTCTAGCTAAATTTTTTCCTATATTTATTGATGATTTAAATTTAATTCCTAATAAATTATTTCCGATTTTTAAATTATTTTTCACGGAAATTTTCCAAGTTCTGAACATATTATCGGTCTTCTTCAGCAATCTACCATTTAAATAAATTTCAGAAAACGTATCCAAACCATGAAAAACCAAGTCTACATTTTCATTTTCCATTTCGTTAGCGGAAATAACAAATATTGTCTGGTAATCCCAGTCTTCACTTTCTATCCACTGCACTTTTTTCTCGTTCTCATCTTTGTAAGGATTGGAAATAATTTGGTTATTCATTAAATCTAAATGAACCGTTCCTGGTACCGTTGCAATCAACCATTTTTTATCTTTTACATTTTTGAACTGCCATTTTTCAAGTGATAAACTTCGCTTTGAAAACTGGGCAAAAATTCCACTACAGATAAAAATTCCTGCAAAAATTAGAGTTTTAGTCATAGGTAAAATGCTAGATAACGCCATAGAACAGTTTATAGTTATACAGATCAAAATTTAATATTTCTGAAAAGTAAAAATATAAGAATTGAAAGTAGTAAGCAAACTTTTAAACTAATGTTGATATGTGAATGGTTTTTTGATTGAATACGATCAGTAATTGATATTCATCGTCATGTCTCATAGGAGATCGCTAAAAACCATAAAAAAAGTCCGGTTTCACTAGCTGTGACCGGACTTTGTGTTTGACTATATTATTTCTTTAATGATAGATTACCACATTATCTTTTTTAATTTGATAGCCTGTTTTTTTGTAAGGTTCTAAAACATAGTTTTCTTTAATATGTTTTCCGCTTTTCCAGATTTTGCTTTTTCCTGATCTCGCAAGGATAATGCTTTTTGCATTGCCTGCAGGAATAAAAATTTCAGCTTGCTTCATGTCTTTACTAAAAATAACCGCAGTCATCGAAGTATAACTTTTATCAGATTTCACTTCATTCAATTTGATTTTTTGTTCAAAAACCCGAAGACAGTCATTTTTGATCTGTGAATACGTATAACCTGCCGAACCTTTACAACCATGAACATCCTTATCTCCGCCAACTGTTTGCGCAAAAGCCAACGAACCAAGAAATAATGCGCTTAATAAAACTGTTTTTCTCATTTTTTAAATCATTAATGTAACTAGTGAGTAAAAGTAAAAAAAATATTTATAAACTTGATTTTTAATACATAAAAAAAGCCACTCGAAACGAATGGCTTATGAATATTATTTTCTCCAGTTTATTTTTGAATGTTTTACATCCTCGGAATTGGTACCGATCATGATTTCAAATTCTCCCGGTTCCCAATCATATTTTAGAGCTCCGTTGTAGAATTTCAGCTGTTCAGGGCTGATGTCGAAGGTTACTTTTTTAGATTCACCCTTTTTCAGCATCACTTTTTGGAAACCTTTTAGTTCTTTTACAGGTCTTGTAATGGTTCCTACCCAATCTCTAATATATAATTGTACCACCTCTGCACCGTCATAATTACCGGAATTGGTCACTGTAACTGAAGCCTGAACGGTTTGATTTCCTTTTGGATTTGCATTAGAAACCGCAACATCAGAATAATTGAATTTCGTATAACTCAAACCATAACCAAACGGATAAAGCGGTGTATTACACTCATCCATATAATTAGAACGGAATCTTTCGTATTGGCACTTATCAACTTTATCTTGAGCTAAAGGGCGACCAGTATTTTTAGCATTATAATAAATAGGAACCTGTCCTAAACTTCTTGGGAAAGTCATCGGAAGTTTCCCTGAAGGATTTACTTTTCCGAAAAGAACATCAGATATTGCGTTACCTGCTTCTGAACCTGCAAACCAAACATTTAGAATGGCATCCGGAGTATCTTTTACATTCGTTAAAGCCAACGGGCGACCAGTGAAAAGCACCATTGCGATTGGTTTCCCTGTCTTTTTTAATTCATTTAATAAATCAACCTGAGATTGAGGAATTGTGATTTCAGTTCTTGAAGAAGATTCTCCACTCATTTCAGCAGATTCTCCGATTGCTAAAACAATCACATCAGCCTTACTTGCAACCTCTACCGCCTCTTTAAGTAAAGCTTCTTTTGAACGATTATCTCTGTCTGTCTTCTTACCGTGAGCTGCGTAAATATCTTCTAACTTTGAATCATAGTCGATATTTGCACCTTTTGCCGAAATAAATTTAACTTCTTTTCCAAAATTGGACTGAAGACCTTGCATTAGATTTATGGCATTGGCGTGTTTAGAAGCAACACTCCAAGTTCCAGGCATATTCATCGAGTTATTTACCAATGGACCGATCACTGCAACTGTTCCGGTTTTTTTCAAAGGTAAAACCTGATTTTCATTTTTCATTAAAACCATTGACTGAGCAGCGGCATTTCTCGCGATATTACGGTTTTCCATATTGTAAACCTCTTTCGCAGCCAACTTCACATCACCGTGTTTATATGGATTATCGAATAAACCTAAATCATATTTTGCCTCCAATATTCTTTTCGCAGCCATATCAATTTCGGCTTGCGTAATTTTTCCTTCAGCTAAAGATTTTTTTAATGTGGTTAAAAAGCCTTCTCCGACCATATCCATATCAACTCCCGCTTTCAAAGCTAAAGCAGAAACCTGTTGAAGATCTCCCATTCCGTGGTCAACCATTTCATTGATACCTGTGTAGTCGGTCACCACAAATCCTTTAAATTTCCATTGATTTCTTAAAACCTCTGTTTGAAGCCATCTGTTTCCGGTTGCAGGAACTCCGTCAACCTCATTGAAAGAAGCCATTACCGAAGCCACACCCGCATCCACTGCCGCTTTGTAAGGCGGAAAATATTCATTGAACATTCTCACATGGCTCATGTCAACCGTATTGTAATCTCTTCCTGCCTCACCTGCACCATACAATGCAAAGTGTTTTACACAGGCTAAAATATTGGTTCCGTTTGCCAAATCTTTTCCCTGATAACCATACACCATATTTTTTGCCACTTCACTTCCCAGATAAGGATCTTCACCAGAACCTTCAGAAACCCTTCCCCAACGTGGTTCACGTGAAATATCAACCATTGGAGAGAAAGTCCAGTTGATTCCGTCAGCTGCGGCTTCTCTTGCGGCAACT
This region includes:
- the bglX gene encoding beta-glucosidase BglX — encoded protein: MSKNLIVIAALALAPMFSAQEMVTKPVQSYQTAQYQAKKKAFVDALLAKMTLDEKIGQLNLPSSGDFTTGLAKSSDIGKKVEQGLVGGLFNIKGAEKIKAVQKVAVENSRLKIPLIFGMDVIHGYETTFPIPLGLAASFDMNLVQQSARVAAREAAADGINWTFSPMVDISREPRWGRVSEGSGEDPYLGSEVAKNMVYGYQGKDLANGTNILACVKHFALYGAGEAGRDYNTVDMSHVRMFNEYFPPYKAAVDAGVASVMASFNEVDGVPATGNRWLQTEVLRNQWKFKGFVVTDYTGINEMVDHGMGDLQQVSALALKAGVDMDMVGEGFLTTLKKSLAEGKITQAEIDMAAKRILEAKYDLGLFDNPYKHGDVKLAAKEVYNMENRNIARNAAAQSMVLMKNENQVLPLKKTGTVAVIGPLVNNSMNMPGTWSVASKHANAINLMQGLQSNFGKEVKFISAKGANIDYDSKLEDIYAAHGKKTDRDNRSKEALLKEAVEVASKADVIVLAIGESAEMSGESSSRTEITIPQSQVDLLNELKKTGKPIAMVLFTGRPLALTNVKDTPDAILNVWFAGSEAGNAISDVLFGKVNPSGKLPMTFPRSLGQVPIYYNAKNTGRPLAQDKVDKCQYERFRSNYMDECNTPLYPFGYGLSYTKFNYSDVAVSNANPKGNQTVQASVTVTNSGNYDGAEVVQLYIRDWVGTITRPVKELKGFQKVMLKKGESKKVTFDISPEQLKFYNGALKYDWEPGEFEIMIGTNSEDVKHSKINWRK
- a CDS encoding beta-mannosidase, encoding MTKTLIFAGIFICSGIFAQFSKRSLSLEKWQFKNVKDKKWLIATVPGTVHLDLMNNQIISNPYKDENEKKVQWIESEDWDYQTIFVISANEMENENVDLVFHGLDTFSEIYLNGRLLKKTDNMFRTWKISVKNNLKIGNNLLGIKFKSSINIGKNLARKVPFTMPESPRSFVRKAQYQFGWDWGPRFVTAGIWKDVQLNFWNNAKLENIKIEQKNVTKQKAELNILAEIFTEKSGKYNFLINNEAQNISLKQGLNKISIPYQIKNPKLWQPNGWGKPNMYDLKILLKNNSKIVDAKTERIGIRTVELIQDKDEKGKSFYFKVNGNPMYTKGTNWIPSDSFTTRITKEKYQKLIRDCKDANMNMIRVWGGGIYEDDEFYKACDENGILVWQDFMFAGSFYPSDEKFLNNVKEEVKDQVSRLQNHPSIALWCGNNEIDEAIVNWGYQKQFKYSKEDSLQVWKDYKKVFHEVIPNALKENLTPEKNIYWESSPSIGWGHKESLTEGDSHYWGVWWGEFPFEIYNEKVPRFASEYGFQGMPSLEIMKSMFSGNPDLNLENPIIKAHEKNARGFHIINEYMKRDYIVPKDFVKYNYVSQLLQARGMQIAIEAHRRAKPYNMGTLYWQLNDCWPVISWSSIDYFGNWKALHYQVKRSFENQVVLAEEKDGILNFYGINDDLKKYDDVTLEMEVNNFKGENILVAVSNQKKSLDGIIKFDSSSVAELIGDLDKNELFLNLILRRKDEQVIAESNHFFSKPKDLKLSKPNIIIKKVSPTEIEISTDVLAKDVYLMGDTHFSDNFFDLLPNTSKKITLSKPLEKIEVMSLWDTMNEL
- the priA gene encoding replication restart helicase PriA; translated protein: MQYAQIILPLNLKGTFTYKVPEELASKIENGMRVLVPFGGKKIYTGIVFEFHDQEPENFVAKEVISILDDYPIVPLEQIKFWNWLSDYYLCNLGEIYRFAFPSSLKLESETYLKLKPNAVIEFENLDVNEMYLIQALEVRQLINLTDIEAFIPKKEIIKTINSLIDLQYIEIDEKVAEKYKAKEVAYVKVKDEVLKNQNLTEILLQLNRAKKQKELFLNIIEKQTENPDLHIKKSELFEDGYFGSSHFKALADKNLVEEYYLQKDRIESYEGEIEEIEELSEAQKEAKTEIDEAFEEKKNVLIHGVTSSGKTHLYLEKIEECVNEGKNVLFLLPEISLTKQITQRLEKKYGRQLGFYHQKLTDFEKVEVWRRIKNNDIKILIATRNSLFLPYQNLGLIIVDEEHDSAYRPREVSPFFNAKDAALVLAGFYDARVILGSATPSVESYYLARKEKLHYIFLNERFGNVKLPEFELINFKEAQDSKKVSGNFSLQLIDEIKKTLDEKNQIIILHNRRGYANVIECETCGYVNYCSNCDVVMTYHKSANEMKCHYCGQRASKPKTCPKCHSENLNERGVGVEQIHEEISKIFPENEVDRMDVDSMRKKFAYEKLYEKIEDRETDIIVGTQMISKGLDFDHIELVAIPKADSMLYVQDFRAEERAYQLITQVSGRAGRVSGNGKILIQTYNPDHSVFQLIKINNVAKIYKYFLTERQKFHYPPFTKLIMIELKHIKDDKVNRASQFLGSILRKYLPEDCILGPERAQIARLNNLYQFQILLKLPRGKNYDKFKKLVLLSLKEFGEITAYQSIKKDVFVDF